The following is a genomic window from Thioclava electrotropha.
CAGCCCCCGCGAATTCCCCGATTTCAGCACGATTTCGTGACGTATCGCATATCTGTAATTTCAAGCAATTTTTCCGGGCGAAATCCGACCAAAATGTTGAAAAAGGTCAATCCCTTGGCCTAGCCTCAGCGGATAACCGCAGGGGTGCCTTGCCGACAGCGCAAATCCGCTTCCCCGTAAGGGCCGCTTTGACTATACGAGGCGCGGGCCGTGGCTTGGCGCGAGTCGCGGTGTTTCTAAGAAATTTGGGATGGGACAGGCGTAATATGGTTGGTGGGATCTTCTCCTCGGACATGGCGATCGACCTCGGGACGGCGAACACGCTGGTCTATGTCAAAGGCAAGGGTATCGTGCTGAACGAACCCTCTGTGGTCGCCTATCACGTCAAGGACGGCAAAAAGCAGGTGCTGGCAGTCGGTGAAGACGCCAAGCTGATGCTCGGCCGAACCCCCGGCTCGATCGAAGCGATCCGCCCGATGCGCGACGGCGTCATCGCGGATTTCGACAGCGCCGAGGAAATGATCAAGCATTTCATCCGCAAGGTGCATAAGCGCTCGACCTTCTCGAAGCCGAAGATCATCGTCTGCGTCCCGCATGGCGCGACCCCGGTGGAGAAGCGCGCGATCCGTCAGTCGGTTCTCTCGGCAGGTGCGCGCCGCGCCGGCCTGATCGCAGAACCGATCGCAGCGGCCATCGGCGCCGGCATGCCGATCACCGACCCCACGGGCTCAATGGTGGTCGATATCGGCGGCGGCACGACCGAGGTGGCCGTCCTCTCGCTGGGCGACATCGTCTATGCGCGCTCGGTGCGCGTGGGCGGCGACCGCATGGACGAGGCGATCATCTCCTACCTGCGCCGCAACCAGAACCTTCTCGTGGGCGAATCCACCGCAGAGCGGATCAAGACCACGATCGGCACCGCGCGGATGCCCGATGACGGGCGCGGCATGTCGCTCCATGTGCGCGGTCGCGACCTGCTCAACGGCGTGCCGAAAGAAACCGAAATCACCCAGGCGCAAGTCGCCGAGGCGCTGTCGGAGCCGGTCCAGTCGATCTGCGACGCGGTGATGCAGGCGCTGGAGACCACCCCGCCGGACCTCGCCGCCGACATCGTCGACCGTGGCGTGATGCTCACGGGTGGCGGTGCGCTGCTGGGCGAGCTGGATCTGGCCCTGCGCGAGCAGACGGGCCTGTCGATCTCGATCGCCGATCAGTCGCTCAACTGTGTTGCGCTCGGCACCGGCAAGGCGCTTGAATATGAGAAACAGCTTCGCCACGTCATTGATTACGACAGCTGAGCCGGGACCGGGATCGCACCACGCCCGGCCAGTGATCTGACCGGAGACGGAATTGGCCAGAAATCGCGACGACCAAGACTATATCGGACCGCTGCGCCGACTGGGCGTTGCGGTTCTTGTCGTCATATTGCTCGCCCTCTTCCTCGTCTGGCGCATCGACAGCCCGCGGATGGAGCGGTTCCGCTCTGCCCTCGTGGATCGCTTCGTGCCCAGCTTCGATTGGGCGATGGCCCCGGTCACGAAACTGACCGACATGGTCGAGGGCTTCCAATCCTATTCGCGCATCTACGAGCAGAACCAGGAGTTGCGCCGCGAGCTGCAGCAGATGAAGGCGTGGAAGGAAGCCGCCGTTCAGCTGGAGCAGCAAAACGCGAAGCTTCTGGCGCAGAACAAGGTGCGGCTCGATCCGAAACTGACCTCCGTGTCGGGGCGCGTGCTGGCCGATAGCGGCTCGCCCTTCCGTAAATCGGTGCTGCTGAATGTCGGCAAGCGCGACGGCATCGTCGATGGCTGGGCCACGATGGACGGGCTGGGCCTTGTGGGCCGGATCTCGGGCGTGGGCTCCTCGACTTCGCGGGTGCTGCTGCTGACCGACGCGTCGAGCCGCATCCCGGTCTCGATCCCGGCCTCGGGACAGAACGCGATCCTCGCGGGCGACAACTCCCCCTACCCGTTCGTGGATTTCCTCGAACATCCCGACCGCGTGCGCCCGGGCGACCGCGTGATCTCCTCGGGCGATGGCGGGGTCTTCCCGGCGGGACTGCTGGTCGGTCAGGTTTTTCAGGGCCGCGACAAGCGGCTGCGCGTACGTCTCGCGGCCGATTACGAGCGGCTCGATTTCCTGCGCGTGCTGCGCTCGCACCCGGCCGAGCGGATCGAGAATGCCGGCGGGCTGATTGCGCCCGATCCGAAAGTCATCGAACAGGAAGCCGCCGAGAAGGCGCGCTCGGAGGCTGCCGAGGGCGCGCTCGAACCCGATGACGGGTCGGAGGACGGCAACGGGGGCAGCCAATGATCGACCCCATCACCCGCCGCCGTCTCAGCTACCGTACGCTCTTCGTGGTGATCGGCCTCGTGCTGATCTTCGTGCGCCTGATGCCGGTCGACCATTCGCCGGGCGGCCTGCCCGGCCCCGACCTGACCTTGGCCCTGACGCTGGCTTGGGTGCTGCGGCGGCCCGAATACGCCCCGGCCCTGCTGATCGTTCTGGTTTTCCTGCTTGAAGACATCATGTTCTGGCGGCCCATCGGACTTTGGGCGCTGATCGTCCTCGGCGCGACCGAATTCCTGCGCCGCCGCGAGCAAAGCCTGCGCGATCTGCCCTTCGCGCTGGAATGGGCATTGGTCGCGGGGCTGCTGATCGCTATGGTGGCGGTGAAGCGCATCGTCCTGCTGGTCACGATGGTCGATCAGCCGAGCCTCGGGCTGGAACTGTTCCAGATGCTGGTGACGCTGGCCGCCTACCCGGTGGTGGTGCTGGTGTCGCGGGTGGCCTTCGGCCTGCGCCGCGCGGCACCGGGCGAGGTCGACGCCTACGGACATCGAATGTGAGGGGGCCCAGAATGAGACGATCCCCGAAAGAGACCGAAGTCAGCACCCGCCGCATCACGCGACGCGGCTTGCTCTTGGGCGGCGCGCAGGCGGCGGTCGTGGCCGTGCTGGCGGCGCGGATGCGCAAGATGCAGCTCGAAGACGCCAAGCAATACCGGCTGCTGGCCGAGGGCAACTCGGTGAAAATCCGGCTGATCCCGCCAGCGCGCGGGCTGATCTTCGATCGCAACGGGGTCATGCTTGCGGGCAACGAGCAGAATTACCGTGTCACGATCACCCGCGAGGATACCGACGACGTCGATGCGACGCTGGACGCTTTGCGCCGTCTGATCCCGATTACCGATGGCGATACGAAAGACATCCTGCACGACATCCGCCGCCGCCCGCCGACGACGCCGGTCACCGTGGCCGACCGCCTGACATGGGACGAGTTCTCGCGCGTCGCGGTGAACGGCCCCTCGCTGCCCGGTGTCAGCCCCGATGTCGGCCTGTCGCGCCTCTATCCGCGCCGCGAGGATTTCGGCCATGTGATCGGCTATGTCGGCCCGGTCTCGGATTACGATCTGAGCAAGATGGAAGACCCCGACCCGCTGCTGCTGATCCCGAAGTTCCAGCTTGGCAAAACCGGGATCGAGGCCAAAGAGGAAAGCGTGCTGCGCGGCGCGGCCGGTCAGCGGCGCGTCGAGGTGAACTCCGCCGGGCGCGAGATGCGCGAGCTGTCGCGCGAACCCGGCCAGCCCGGCGAGAACCTTCAGCTGACGCTCGATTATCGTCTGCAGAACTATGCGCTGCAGCGGTTGGAGGAGGAATCCGCCGCGACCGTCGTGATGGATGTGACCAATGGCGACGTGCTCGCCTGCGCCTCCGCACCGAGCTTCGATCCCAACCTTTTCGTGCGCGGGATTTCGGTCGCCGATTATCAGCGTCTCACGCAGGACGATCACCGCCCGCTGGCCGACAAGACCGTGCAGGGACTCTACCCGCCGGGCTCGACCTACAAGATGGTCACCGCGCTCGCCGCGCTGGAGGCCGGGCTGGTGACGCCCGAGGAAACCATCTGGTGCCCCGGCTATGTCGAGATTGCGGGCCGCCGCTTCCACTGCTGGAAGGGCGCGGGCCATGGCCATGTGAACATGACCAAGAGCATGGAGCAGTCCTGCGACGTCTATTACTACGAGCTGTCGCAGCGCGTCGGCATCGACAAGATGAGCGACATGGCCAAGCGTCTGGGTATTGGCGTCCGGCCCGACCTGCCGATGTCGGCGGTGAAGGAAGGCGTGGCCCCCACCAAGGACTGGAAGCGGGAGCGTTACGGCAAGGACTGGCTGATCGGCGACACCGCGAACGCGGCGATCGGTCAGGGCTATGTGCTGGCCTCGCCGATGCATCTCGCGATCATGGCGGCGCGCATCGCCAGCGGCAAGAAGGTCGAGCCGCGTCTGATCCGCGCCCGTGACGGGGTCGAGCAACCGATCCGCGTCACCGACGATCTGGGCGTCGAGAAGGTCTATCTCGACAGCGTGCGCAAGGGGATGACCGCGGTGGTGAACTCCTCGCGCGGCACCGCGCGCGGCTCGCGCATCGCGATGAAGGAATGGAAGATGGCGGGCAAGACCGGCACCTCCCAGGTCCGCAACATCACCAAGGCCGAACGTGCCCGCGGCGTGATCCGCAACGAGCAGCTTCCCTGGAACCGCCGCGACCACGCGCTCTTCGTGGCCTTCGCCCCGATCGACAATCCGCGCTACGCGGTCTCGGTCGTGGTTGAGCACGGCTCGGGCGGCTCGACGGCCGCCGCCCCGATCGCGCGCGACGTGTTGCTGTTCGCGCTGGCGGGCGGCCTGCCCCCGGACGATGCCTACCCGTCCTTCGCCCGCGCGAAGGCCAAGGAGCTGAACGAAACGCTCGATCTGGTCGACCCCGACACCGTGCAGAAGCCGCAATCGAGGTCGCGCGCATGAGCTATCTCGAGAGCAATCTCAAGACCGTCCCGACGGGATGGCGCAAGATCTTCTATCTGAACTGGCCGCTGGTGATCCTGCTGACGGCGGTGGCCTGCGCGGGCTTTCTGATGCTCTACTCGGTCGCAGGCGGGAATATCCATACCTGGGCCGAGCCGCAGATGAAACGCTTCGCGCTCGGTATGATCGCCATGTTCACTGTCGCCTTCATCCCGGTCTGGTTCTGGCGCAATGTCTCGGCGCTGGCCTATTTCGTGGCGCTTTTGCTGCTGGTCGCGGTGGAGTTCTTCGGCGCGATCGGCATGGGCGCACAGCGCTGGCTGGAGATCGGCCCGCTGCGCATTCAGCCCTCCGAGTTGATGAAGATCACCCTCGTGATGCTGCTGGCCGCCTATTACGACTGGCTGCCTGTCGAGAAGGTCTCGCGCCCGCTCTGGGTGTTCATTCCCGCGGTGATCATTCTCGCGCCCACCTTCCTCGTGCTCGCCCAGCCCGATCTGGGCACCGCCGTGATGCTGGTGCTGGGCGGGGCCTTCGTGATGTTCGCAGCTGGGGTGTCGTTTTGGTATTTCGGCACCGTGATCGCGCTGGTCGTGGGGCTGGTCTTCGGCGTGATGGAGAGCCGTGGTACGGAATACCAGCTTCTCCACGACTACCAATACAAGCGGATCGACACCTTCCTCGATCCGGGCTCGGATCCGCTTGGCGCGGGCTACAACATCATGCAGGCGCAGATCGCGCTCGGCTCGGGCGGCTGGTCGGGGCGCGGCTTCATGCAGGGCACGCAAAGTCGGCTGAACTTCCTGCCCGAGAAGCACACGGACTTCATCTTCACCACGCTCGCCGAGGAGTTCGGCTTCGTCGGCGCCTTCTCCCTCCTGATGCTTTACACCGGCATCATCGGCTTTGCGCTTTATACCGCGATGGCAACGAAGGACCGGTTCGCCTCGCTGCTCAGTTTCGGGGTCGCGGGGACGTTCTTCTTCTTCTTCGCGATCAACATGGCGATGGTGATGGGGCTGATGCCTGTCGTGGGGGTGCCTCTACCCCTCGTCAGTTACGGGGGCACCGCCATGATGATCCTGCTCGCGGCCTTCGGGCTGGTGCAAAGCGCCCATGTCCATAGACCGAGGCAAAGATGATCCGCGTACTTTTCGCCGACAAGCCCGAGAACTGGGCGCGTTACGAACGCCCGCTGACCGAGGCCATCGCCGCGACCGGCATTGAGGCCCGGATCGTTCAGCCAGGCGAGACCGACCCCGCGCAGATCGACTATGTCGTCTATTCGCCGCAGGGCCCGGTGCAGGATTTCACCGCCTATACCTGCGCGAAAGCTGTGCTGAACCTCTGGGCCGGGGTGGAGCGCGTGGTGGGCAACGAGACCCTCACCCAGCCGCTGTGCCGGATGGTGGATGCGGGACTGGAGCGCGGAATGGTCGACTATGTGACCGGCCACGTGCTGCGCTATCACCTCGGGATCGACGCGACGCTGACCCAGCAGGACGGTGTCTGGCGCCATGACGGGGGCGTCCCGCCCTTGGCGCGCGACCGCTCGGTGGTGATGCTGGGACTGGGTGCGTTGGGCAAGGCCTGCGCCGAAGCGCTGGCGGGTCTGGGCTTCAAAGTCACCGGCTGGAGCCGTAGCCCTAAGGACATCCCCGGGATCACCTGTCTCAGCGGCGATGACGGACTGGCGGAGGCGCTGTCGAAGGCGGAGATCCTCGTCTCGATCCTGCCCGACACGCCCGAGACCACCAATCTTCTGAACGCGGACACGCTGGCACAGATGTCGAAGGGGGCACGGATCATCAATCCGGGCCGCGGCACGCTGATCGACGATGAAGCGCTGCTGACGGCGCTCGATCGCGGCCAGATCGGCCATGCGACGCTCGACGTCTTCCGCGTCGAGCCTCTGCCCCCCGAGCACCCCTATTGGGCGCATCCCCACGTGACGGTGACGCCCCATATCGCCGCCGAGAGCCGGGCAGAGACCGCCTCCGAGGTGATTGCGGAGAATATCCGGCGGGGCGAGGCCGGTGAGCCGTTCCTCTATCTCGTGGATCGCTCGCGCGGCTATTGAGCGGCGCAGGCCGGGGGTTTCACACCCCCGGACCCCCGTGAGATATTTCGACCAAGAGGAAGATCAGAGCGTTGGCGCGGGCAGTCCGAGCTGCTGCGCAAGACCCGCAAGGCGGCTTTCCTGCCCCGCCCAATCGGCGGCGCGCGACGCGAACAGCGTCGCCTGAGACTGGTGGATCAGCCCGTCCGAGAGGATCTTCAGGTGGTTCGCGCGCAGCGTCTCGCCGCTCGAGGTGATGTCGGCCACGGCCTCGGCAGTGAGGTTCGCGATCGTCCCCTCGGTCGCGCCCTGGCTGTCGACAAGCTGCCAGTCGGCCACGCCTTCGCGGGTCAGGAATTCGCGCACCAACCGGTGATATTTCGTAGCGATCCGCAGGCGGAAGCCATGCGTCGCGCGGAAGCGGTGGGCGGCGGCGTCGAGGTCTTCGAGGCTGTCCACGTCCGACCAGCAGGCCGGCACGGCGATGATCAGATCGGCATGGCCAAAGCCCATCGGCGCGAGATCGGCGACCTGACTTTCCCAATCGGCGAGCTTCTCGCGCACGAGATCGGAGCCGGTGACGCCCAGATGGATACGTCCCGCCGCCAGTTCGCGCGGGATTTCTCCGGCCGACAGCAGCACGAGCTGCACACCCTCGGCCCCTTCGACCGCGCCTGCATATTCGCGCTCCGACCCGGTGCGCTTGAGCGTGATCCCCGCTTGCCCAAACCAGTCGAAGGTCTTCTCCATCAGACGCCCCTTGGAGGGCACACCGAGTTTGATCATGGCCTCACTCATGCTTGCGCCTCCAGATCGGCCATCAGCCCAGCACGGATCACACCGCCCACGGCGGGGATTTCGCGCCCCTGCCCCAGTTGTCGGGTCAGCGCATCGTAGCGCCCGCCGGAGGCGACCGGCGGCAGCGCCGGATCGGTGGCGGTGAAGGTGAAGACGAAGCCGTCGTAATATTCCATAGTCGAGCGCCCGTGGCTCGCGTCGAAGGTGATCGCGGCAAGGTCGATGCCGCGCGTGGCGAGCGCATCGAGGCGCTTTTCGAGCCGCGCGATGGCGGGCTCGATGGAAGCGATGTTCAGCGCGCGCAGGGCGGCAGGCGCCTGATCGGCGGCACAGCGCAGCTCAGCCAGTTTGCCCATCGCGGCAACCGCATCGGTCGGGATCGGCGCGGCGGCGGCATCGGCGGCCAGCGTGGCGATCCGCGCCTCCATCTCCTCGCGCGAGCGCAACCCGATCCACGGCGCGCCGGAGCGTTGGCCGGTCAACAGGTCGGCGCGGGCTTTCGGCACCTCGACCTGCCCCGAATAGCGGGCGAGAAGATGCTGGAAGCGTTTGGGGCGCCAGATGTGACGGGCAAGCGCGGCCTTGCGTTCGGGCAGCGTATCGAGCCCGTCGACGGCCGCGCGCAGCAGGCCCATATCGCCGATCGTGGCGGACAGGTTCAGCTTGGCGAGAAGCCCCGCGAACAGCGCGAAGACCTCAGCATCAGCGGCTTCGGGATCGGCGCGGTCGAAGATTTCGAACCCGGCCTGAAAATACTCATGGGCGCGGGCGGCACCGCGATGATCCTGACGGCGGAACACCTCCCCCGCATAGGCGTAGCGAGCAGGTTCGGCACCATTGGCCATGTGCTCCTGCACGACCGGCACGGTGAAGTCAGGGCGCAGCATCATCTCGCCGCGCAGCGGGTCGGCGGTGACATAGGCGCGGGCGCGGATATCCTCGCCGTAAAGGTCGAGCAGCGCCTCGGCGGGTTGCAGGATGTCGGGCGTGACCTCGACCGCACCCGCTTTGAGGAATTGCTCCAGCAGGCGGCTTGCCTGTCCCCGCGCTTGCGCCTTGTCCGCCATCACTCGGCCTCGTAGCGCGCAAGAATCTCTTGCACTTTTGCGACCATTTCCCCGGTCGGAACCTCGAATTGCGCCGGTTGGGATTTCCATTCCTCAACCGTCGCGTCCTGCGCGATCTTCGCGCCGAGGATCAGGTCCTTGATCTGGACAACGCCGCGTTCGGCCTCGTCCGAGCCTTGGATGATCGCCACGGGGCTTTCGCGTTTATCGGCATATTTCAACTGGTTGCCGAAGTTCTTCGGGTTGCCCAGATAGACCTCGGCGCGCAGCCCTGCCCCGCGCAGCGTGGAGGCCAGCGCCATGTATTCGGCCATCCGGTCGCGATCCATCACGGTCACGACGACCGGGCCCTGCGCGGAGCCGCCAATGCGGCCCTTGGCGCGAAGTGCAGCCAGAAGACGGTCGACGCCGATCGAGACGCCGGTGGCCGGGACGACCTGACCGGTGAAGCGCTTGACCAGATCGTCATAGCGCCCGCCGCCAGCGACCGAACCGAATTGGCGCGGGCGGCCCTTCTCGTCGGTGATCTCGAAGGTCAGCTCGGCCTCGAAAACCGGGCCGGTGTAATAGCCCAAACCGCGCACGACCGAGGGGTCAATCACGATGCGGTCGGGGCCGTAGCCCTGCGCGTCGAGAAGCGAGGCGATCTGCTCGAGTTCATCCACGCCTTCCAGACCGGCTTCGCAGCCTTGAACGAGCTCTCGAAGGTGTTCCAGAACGCTCTTATTCCAAACACTTCCGAAACTCTCACGGACTTGCTCTTGTGAGGTGTCGGGAGTGGCGCCCTGTGCGGCAGCTCCGCGCCGAAGAAAGTCAGCTTCTTGCGGTTCGCTCCCTACAGATGCGGAGAGTTTTCTTTGAACTGCCTCATTGGCATTCACGAAGCCCATGACCGTATCGGCCTGTGCTTCGGACAGCCCCGCACCCTTGGTGAAGTCGCCGGAGTCGTCCAGACGCCCCTCGCCCATCAGAAGGCGCACGCCCTCCTCGCCGAACTTGTCGAACTTGTCGATGGCGCGCAGGACGATGCCGCGTTCCTCTTCGAACTTCGTGGGGTCGGCCGGGTCGAGAACGCCCGCGACCTCCATCACCCCGTTCAGAACCTTACGGTTGTTCACGCGCACGACGTAATCGCCGCGCGGAATGCCGACGGCTTCCAACGCATCCGAAAGCATGCCGCAGATCTCGGCATCGGCGGCAACCGAGGGCGCGCCCACGGTATCGGCATCGCATTGATAGAATTGGCGGAACCGGCCCGGACCGGGCTTTTCGTTGCGCCAGACGGGACCCATCGTGAAGCGGCGATAGGGCGTCGGCAGGTCGTTGCGATATTGCGCCGCGACCCGGGCCAGCGGCGCCGTCATGTCGTAGCGCAGCGCCAGCCACTTGCCGTCATCTTCCTCCTGCCACGCGAAGACGCCCGCGTTCGGGCGGTCCACATCGGGGAGGTATTTGCCCAGTGCCTCGACCGTCTCAATGGCCGAAGTTTCCAGCGCCTCGAAGCCATGCGTGCGATAGACCTCTGCGATCTTCGCCAGCATATCGGCCCGCTCGGTCACCTCCGTCCCAAAATAATCGCGGAAGCCCTTCGGGGCCTCTGCCTTGGGACGGGGCTGCTTTTTCTGTTTCGCCATCGGCTTGCACCTGATCTTATCTCGCGCGAGGGTGTAGCCCAAGGGGCTGGCCCCGGCAAGCAATAGGAACGGCAGATGCAGGAACGGCTGGAACGGGCGGAGGAACAGATCGCCTATCTGACGCAAACGGTGGACGAACTGTCCGATGTCGCGGCCGCGCAGGCCCGTCAGATCGAACGGCTGGAGCGCCATCTGGGCCTGCTGATGGAGCGCGAGGCCGAGCGCGAATATGACAGCGGCAGCGCGATCCCCCTGGCCGACCAGAAACCGCCGCACTGGTAATGGACGCGGCGCTCTGGGGGCTGAACGGTGTTTTCGTGAGTGCCCAAGCGCTCATCTACACCGCTTTGCTGATCTGGCCCCCGGGCATCGACCTTCGTTCGACACTCGACCGGTTCGAGCTGTGGCAGGGCAGCGGCATCCTCGCGATGCAGGTGTTCTTCGCCGTGCCGCTGATGTGCGGGCTGATCTGGCGGCTGCGCAGCCACCGACAGGCGATGATTTTGGTCTCAATGAGTTTTCTGGCAACCGCCGTGCTGGGCGCGGCAGCATGGTTGGAGATGGGCATGATCTCCGGTGCGGTGCGCGACGGGATCAACGAGCCCGATCTGCTGCGCGGCGTGGCGCTGCTGCGCTGGGGCGAGTTCGCCACCGCCCTTGCCGCCGCGATCGCGCTGCGGCTGGCATGGGTGGCGCGCAGCCTGTGAGGCTCAGACCTCCTCGACCTCGCTCACCCCGCGCAAGGAGCGCAGCGCGCCTTTCACCTGCGCGTTGACCGGCGCCTCGGGCATCGCGGTGATCTGGTAGCGGCAGCCCCGCTCATTGTCATAGACCATGAAGCTGATCGGGCCGCGCGAATGGACCTTCCCTTCGCGGGCGACCCGCTCGACGAGGCTCGCGACCGAGGCGACCGCGTCATTGTTGTCGATATGCACCAGAAGCCCGGATGACCCCGCATCCGCCGTCGCCTTCTCCACGGTCTGGGCCGAAGTGGCGACCATACGCACCGACTCGCCGTCGACCTCGACCTTCACGGTCAGCACCAGAAGGTTGCCAGTCTCGAGCACGTCGCGGCAGGCTTCCAGCGCCTCGGACCAGAAGGCGACCTCATAAGGCCCCGACGCATCCGAGAGTGCCACGAAGGCGAAGCGGTTGCCCTTGGCGGATTTCTTCTCGCGCACCGAGGCGACCTCGCCCGCGATCTTGGTCACGAAAGGACCGCCCACGGCCTTTTGCTGCACCTCTTCCCAGCTCAGCACCTTCTTGCGCTTGAGCGCGGGCAGGTAATCCTCGATCGGGTGACCCGAGAGGTAGAAGCCGATGGCCTTGTGTTCTTCGGCCAGACGTTCGCCCGGCAGCCAGTCGTCGGTATCGGCCAGACGCGGCGGCGGCAGATCGTCGCCCGCCTCGCCGAACAGCGACACCTGCGCCGACTCGCGCGCCTCGATCACCGCGCCCGACCACGCCATCAGCGATTCCAGCGACTCGAAGACGCGTTTGCGGTTCGGATCGAGCAGATCGAAGGCCCCTGCCCGCGCCAGCATCTCCAGCGGGCGCTTGCCCACCCGCTTCATGTCCACGCGCCGCGCGAAATCGAACAGGTCCTTGAAGGGCTCGTCGCCGCGCGCGGTCACGATCATCTGCATCGCGTCCACGCCGACGTTCTTCAGCGCGCCCAGCGCATAGACCAGCTTCTGATCGACCACGTCGAAGGTCGAAAGCGAGCGGTTCACGCAAGGCGGGATGATCTCGATCCCGAGCTTCTTCTGCACCTCGTCGGCAT
Proteins encoded in this region:
- a CDS encoding SlyX family protein; the encoded protein is MQERLERAEEQIAYLTQTVDELSDVAAAQARQIERLERHLGLLMEREAEREYDSGSAIPLADQKPPHW